One region of Fusobacterium periodonticum 1_1_41FAA genomic DNA includes:
- a CDS encoding B12-binding domain-containing radical SAM protein, producing MKIAFLAPAGAMHRFNGSFGKSLHYAPLTLTTLAALIPESLNAEAKIYDETIEKIPLDLEADIIVMTSITGTSQRCYAYADYFRQRGITVVLGGVHPSLMPEEASQHADVVMVGFAEQTFPQMLLDFKNGSLKRMYIQNKEFNLDNKVIPRRELLQKDKYITTATVEVVRGCSLPCTFCAYPTAFGRKIYKRPIKEVLSEIEMFSEKIILFPDVNLIADREYAMRLFKEMKSLNKYWMGLVTSSVGIDENMIKTFADSGCKGLLIGFESITQESQSYINKGINKVADYAELMKKLHDYGILVQGCFAFGSDEEDTSVFERTVEAVVKAKIDLPRYSILTPFPKTQFYAQLEAENRIFEKNWAMYDVEHCVFTPKKMTVEELEKGTAWAWRETYSMKNIFKRLAPFTHSPWISLPLNIAYRKYADKYEHFTREVMCDNSDIPLIFEK from the coding sequence ATGAAGATAGCTTTTTTAGCACCTGCTGGTGCAATGCACCGTTTTAATGGAAGTTTTGGAAAAAGTCTCCATTATGCACCATTAACATTAACAACTTTGGCAGCATTAATTCCTGAAAGTTTAAATGCTGAGGCAAAAATTTATGATGAAACTATTGAAAAAATTCCTTTGGATTTAGAAGCTGATATTATTGTTATGACTTCTATCACAGGAACATCTCAAAGATGCTATGCCTATGCAGATTATTTTAGACAAAGAGGTATCACTGTTGTTTTAGGTGGAGTTCACCCCTCACTTATGCCAGAAGAAGCCTCTCAACATGCAGATGTTGTAATGGTAGGATTTGCTGAACAAACTTTTCCACAAATGCTTTTAGATTTTAAAAATGGAAGTTTAAAAAGAATGTATATTCAAAATAAGGAGTTTAATTTAGATAATAAGGTAATTCCTAGAAGAGAGCTTTTACAAAAAGATAAATATATCACAACAGCAACTGTTGAAGTTGTTAGAGGTTGTTCATTACCTTGCACTTTCTGTGCCTATCCAACTGCCTTTGGAAGAAAAATATATAAGAGACCTATAAAGGAAGTATTATCTGAGATTGAAATGTTTTCAGAAAAGATTATCCTTTTCCCTGATGTAAATTTAATCGCTGATAGAGAATATGCAATGAGACTTTTTAAAGAAATGAAATCTCTAAATAAATATTGGATGGGACTTGTAACTTCTTCTGTGGGTATAGATGAAAATATGATTAAGACTTTTGCTGACAGTGGTTGTAAAGGTTTGTTAATAGGTTTTGAATCTATCACTCAGGAATCTCAAAGTTATATCAATAAGGGTATAAACAAGGTTGCTGATTATGCAGAACTTATGAAAAAACTTCATGACTATGGAATTTTAGTACAAGGTTGTTTCGCCTTTGGAAGTGATGAAGAAGATACTTCCGTATTTGAAAGAACTGTTGAAGCTGTCGTTAAAGCTAAGATTGACTTACCTAGATACAGTATTCTAACTCCTTTCCCTAAAACACAATTCTATGCTCAACTTGAAGCAGAAAACAGAATATTTGAAAAGAATTGGGCTATGTATGATGTAGAACACTGTGTATTTACTCCTAAGAAAATGACAGTTGAGGAATTAGAAAAAGGTACTGCTTGGGCTTGGAGAGAAACATATAGTATGAAGAATATTTTTAAAAGGTTAGCACCTTTCACTCATAGTCCTTGGATATCATTACCTTTAAACATAGCATATAGAAAATATGCTGATAAATATGAACATTTCACAAGGGAAGTTATGTGTGATAACTCTGATATACCCTTAATATTTGAAAAATAA
- a CDS encoding lysophospholipid acyltransferase family protein translates to MIILKLIFDFIIYLIFLIFISIFKILPSKIKLKFSEFLGLFLYYLIPKGRKLSLRNLNLILNEQYNYNLTDKQIKDIAIKSYRNTMKSFLLPFWIYEYAEKYPPIIHNIELLEKLKETNDRIVLATLHYGFFHMSMYPIIDEQMFIIIRPVPNRFIEAYMNKIRFKKNMLSFTEHNIKLLFKHKKSKGFFIMLNDVRKPNGEKVNFFNLPTTASGFTAFFSMREKLPIIVIHNEVDSNNICNIYIDEIIHPENYTNESDLTDRLLKVYEKIILNKPEQWYWFQDRWINKK, encoded by the coding sequence GTGATAATATTGAAACTAATATTTGATTTTATAATCTATCTTATATTTTTAATATTTATATCTATTTTTAAAATCTTACCTAGCAAAATCAAATTAAAATTTTCTGAATTTCTAGGTTTATTTTTATATTATTTAATTCCAAAAGGTAGAAAGCTATCGTTAAGAAATCTAAATTTAATCTTAAACGAACAATATAACTATAATTTAACAGATAAGCAAATTAAAGATATAGCTATTAAATCCTATAGAAATACTATGAAGTCTTTCTTGTTACCTTTTTGGATTTATGAATATGCTGAGAAATATCCACCTATCATTCACAATATAGAACTACTTGAAAAATTGAAAGAAACAAATGATAGAATAGTTTTAGCAACATTACATTATGGCTTCTTTCATATGAGTATGTATCCCATTATAGATGAACAGATGTTTATAATTATAAGACCTGTTCCCAATAGATTTATTGAAGCCTATATGAATAAAATTAGATTTAAGAAAAATATGCTTTCTTTCACAGAACATAATATTAAATTACTTTTTAAGCATAAGAAATCTAAAGGTTTCTTTATTATGTTAAATGATGTTAGAAAACCCAATGGAGAGAAAGTAAACTTTTTTAATTTACCAACAACAGCTTCAGGTTTTACAGCATTCTTTTCTATGAGAGAGAAATTACCTATTATAGTTATTCATAATGAAGTGGACAGCAATAATATCTGTAATATCTATATTGATGAAATTATCCACCCTGAAAATTATACTAATGAAAGTGATTTAACAGATAGGCTTCTAAAAGTTTATGAGAAGATTATCTTAAATAAACCAGAACAATGGTATTGGTTTCAAGATAGATGGATAAATAAAAAATAG
- a CDS encoding MBL fold metallo-hydrolase yields the protein MVNKVKLGINNLYLFKNNNDDYLLLDTALSCKEDVILDEINKLIGDYNKIKVIVITHSHSDHIGNLKLLLDKIKREDKVVIAHNSTKDIMLTGEKVIPNGFYKFSKYISKKLKAKSSENFQKGFENLTEEYFKYVNFLDFKDYKEFSLDKYGFENLKLIYTPGHSKDSISLVYNNDYLFCGDMVQNLCFKYPLIPLFGDDIEELINSWKKAIEKGYSRFYPATSKSYILRENLIKKLEKYE from the coding sequence ATGGTAAATAAAGTAAAATTAGGAATAAACAATTTATATTTATTTAAAAATAATAATGATGATTACTTGTTGCTTGATACTGCTTTGTCTTGCAAAGAAGATGTAATTTTAGATGAAATCAATAAACTTATTGGTGACTACAATAAAATTAAAGTAATAGTAATTACTCACTCTCATTCTGACCATATTGGAAATTTAAAATTATTATTAGATAAAATAAAAAGAGAAGATAAAGTTGTAATAGCACATAACAGTACTAAAGATATTATGCTTACAGGAGAAAAAGTAATTCCCAATGGTTTCTATAAATTTTCAAAATATATTTCTAAAAAATTAAAAGCCAAGTCTTCAGAAAATTTTCAAAAAGGCTTTGAAAACCTGACAGAAGAATACTTCAAATATGTAAACTTTTTAGATTTTAAAGATTATAAAGAATTCTCTTTAGATAAATATGGTTTTGAGAATTTAAAATTAATCTACACTCCAGGACATTCAAAGGATTCGATTTCTCTTGTCTACAATAATGATTACTTGTTCTGTGGAGATATGGTTCAAAATCTATGCTTTAAATATCCTCTGATACCACTTTTTGGAGATGATATTGAAGAATTGATAAATTCTTGGAAAAAAGCCATAGAAAAAGGCTACTCCAGGTTTTATCCTGCTACTTCTAAAAGCTATATCTTAAGAGAAAATTTAATCAAAAAATTGGAGAAATATGAATAA
- a CDS encoding GH3 auxin-responsive promoter family protein: MLIKLYLYIIHSIFLLFYKKEYKKYMNSRNILEIQENKLKEILENNKNSLYGKKYNFNKIKTIEDFQREVPLTTYEDYLPYIEKIKNGEEHILTYEKVKMFELTSGSTSASKLIPYTDSLKKEFQAGIKVWLYSLYKKYPSLKFGKSYWSITPKIDFQHKEKSVIPIGFEEDSEYFGNFEKHLIDSIFVNPKDIKNEKDMDRFYFKTLSALVAEENIRLFSFWSPSLLLLLIEYLEKNSEKILKFLKEKRREEVRKYIESKEYHKIWKNLILISCWGDMNSTEYLKKIQELFPKTIIQEKGLLATEGFISFPDAEKNLSKLSFYSHFFEFLSLDDNKIYDTSEIEANKKYELIITTSGGLYRYCIGDIIEVISIENNVPYIKFVGRKGAVSDLFGEKLEESFLKNIMETYKQKIDFYMFAPNKNHYILFIKTDKKIDVKDLENKLRENFHYDYCRKLGQLKAIKVFTLTGQPEKEYIEACQNKNQKLGNIKMTALSKESGWENIFSGYFQESEDK, encoded by the coding sequence ATGTTAATAAAACTTTATCTTTATATCATTCATAGTATATTTTTACTTTTCTACAAAAAAGAATATAAGAAGTATATGAATAGTAGAAATATTTTAGAGATACAAGAAAATAAATTAAAAGAGATTTTAGAAAACAACAAGAATTCTCTTTATGGGAAAAAATATAATTTCAATAAAATAAAAACTATTGAAGATTTTCAAAGAGAAGTTCCACTTACAACATATGAAGATTATCTACCCTATATAGAAAAGATAAAGAATGGTGAAGAACATATACTAACTTATGAGAAGGTTAAGATGTTTGAGTTAACAAGTGGTTCAACTTCGGCAAGTAAATTAATACCTTACACTGATAGTTTAAAAAAAGAGTTTCAAGCTGGTATAAAAGTTTGGTTGTATTCACTATATAAAAAATATCCCAGCTTAAAATTTGGAAAAAGTTATTGGAGTATCACTCCTAAAATAGATTTTCAACATAAAGAAAAATCTGTTATTCCCATAGGCTTTGAAGAAGATAGTGAGTATTTTGGAAATTTTGAAAAACATCTAATAGACTCTATCTTTGTAAATCCTAAGGACATTAAAAATGAAAAAGATATGGATAGATTTTATTTCAAAACTCTTTCAGCCCTTGTGGCAGAAGAAAATATTAGACTTTTTTCTTTTTGGAGTCCTAGTTTACTACTTTTGTTAATAGAGTATTTAGAAAAGAATTCTGAAAAGATTTTAAAATTTCTTAAGGAAAAAAGAAGAGAAGAAGTGAGAAAATATATAGAAAGCAAAGAATATCATAAAATTTGGAAAAATCTAATCCTTATAAGTTGTTGGGGAGATATGAATTCAACTGAATATCTAAAAAAAATACAAGAGCTCTTCCCTAAAACAATAATTCAAGAGAAAGGTTTGCTTGCAACAGAAGGATTTATTTCATTTCCTGATGCTGAGAAAAATCTTTCCAAACTAAGTTTCTATTCACATTTTTTTGAATTTCTATCTTTAGATGATAATAAAATTTATGATACTTCAGAAATTGAAGCCAATAAAAAATACGAACTTATTATTACAACTTCTGGAGGTTTATATAGATATTGTATAGGTGATATCATAGAGGTAATTTCCATTGAAAATAATGTTCCCTACATAAAATTCGTTGGAAGAAAAGGGGCAGTATCTGATTTGTTTGGTGAAAAACTAGAGGAAAGTTTTTTGAAAAATATTATGGAAACTTACAAACAAAAAATAGATTTCTATATGTTTGCACCTAATAAAAATCACTATATACTTTTTATAAAAACTGATAAAAAAATAGATGTAAAAGATTTAGAAAATAAATTAAGAGAAAATTTTCACTATGATTATTGCAGAAAATTAGGGCAATTAAAAGCAATAAAAGTGTTTACATTAACTGGTCAGCCTGAAAAAGAATATATAGAGGCTTGTCAAAATAAAAATCAAAAATTAGGAAATATCAAAATGACAGCACTTTCAAAAGAAAGTGGCTGGGAGAATATCTTCAGTGGATATTTTCAAGAAAGTGAGGACAAATGA